In Spinacia oleracea cultivar Varoflay chromosome 5, BTI_SOV_V1, whole genome shotgun sequence, a single window of DNA contains:
- the LOC110795946 gene encoding uncharacterized protein — protein MTTVIELAEECFVDGKIVSSVHNVGLYHETETQMDEDKIEPETNNDEVNSELQQNNEDMDLRAHFTNDPHKIFLKIFPKNISFPKNIFHFPAYLSFLSLVSLLVPLSCSLRAKFNIHKTHNTLRTSHRAAAVVPPPPLLLPLSGSLLDRFTSTFFQIELIQVCSSNDRRHTTVHLAQDLEQLQLNVQETGCSLNFLPPMQQGKDDYLSFFQATVSVQLCITL, from the exons atgaccacaGTTATAGAGCTGGCGGAGGAATGTTTTGTGGATGGTAAGATAGTGTCAAGTGTTCACAATGTAGGATTATATCATGAGACAGaaactcagatggatgaggata AAATTGAACCTGAGACTAACAATGATGAAGTAAACAGTGAGCTACAACAgaataatgaggatatgga cttgcgggctcattttacaaACGACCCGCACAAAATATTCCTAAAAATATTTCCCAAAAACATTtcctttcccaaaaatatttttcattttcccgCTTATCTCTCCTTCCTTTCTCTGGTTTCTCTGCTCGTTCCCCTCTCTTGTTCTCTACGcgcaaaattcaacattcacaAGACTCACAACACACTCCGCACGAGTCATCGCGCCGCCGCTGTTGTTCCCCCACCACCGCTGCTCCTTCCCCTCTCAGGTTCTCTGCTTGATCGTTTTACTTCTACCTTCTTCCAGATCGAACTAATTCAG GTTTGTTCTTCGAATGATAGAAGACATACAACTGTACATTTG GCTCAAGACTTGGAACAATTGCAACTGAATGTGCAAGAGACGGGTTGTAGTTTGAACTTTTTGCCACCAATGCAACAAGGAAAGGACGACTATTTGAGCTTTTTTCAG GCCACTGTTAGCGTACAACTGTGCATAACTCTTTGA